From the genome of Methylocystis bryophila, one region includes:
- a CDS encoding TraR/DksA family transcriptional regulator → MATQDDIAKTLERRLIELTGQIAEIDNELHGLLPADWEDQATQLEGQDALEGIEKSKLQEVGQIREALRRISQGSYGVCVKCGEPIDPKRLKALPTATRCISCAG, encoded by the coding sequence ATGGCGACTCAAGACGACATTGCGAAAACGCTCGAACGCCGACTCATCGAGCTGACCGGGCAGATTGCGGAAATCGACAACGAGCTGCACGGCCTGTTGCCGGCCGACTGGGAGGACCAGGCGACCCAGCTAGAAGGTCAGGACGCCCTCGAGGGCATCGAAAAGTCCAAGCTGCAGGAAGTCGGGCAGATTCGCGAGGCCTTGCGGCGCATCTCGCAAGGTAGCTACGGCGTCTGCGTCAAGTGCGGCGAACCCATCGACCCCAAGCGCCTGAAGGCGCTGCCCACCGCGACCCGTTGCATTTCCTGTGCGGGGTGA
- a CDS encoding CerR family C-terminal domain-containing protein yields MTQANVTRQALLHHATDVFAENGYELASVRDITSRAGANLAAIHYHFGGKEALYREVLSLALAALSEASLLDDEVIDRAPREEAVRLFIRHQVAPLLRYAELSRYLRIFAREALSPTSIYSTFLAEEKLPILAQAERIVRRFRSADASRAEILIAAIWLSQQAAPFIRHCESLSKQPLRLEVDALFVDQLAADLGAMAVAGLTALDAKRAVGASA; encoded by the coding sequence GTGACGCAGGCGAACGTCACGCGCCAAGCGTTGCTGCACCACGCGACGGACGTCTTCGCCGAGAACGGCTATGAACTCGCGAGCGTGCGCGACATCACGAGTCGCGCCGGCGCCAATCTCGCCGCGATCCACTACCATTTCGGCGGCAAGGAGGCTCTCTATCGAGAGGTGTTGTCTCTCGCGCTGGCGGCCTTGAGCGAAGCCTCGCTTCTCGACGACGAGGTCATCGATCGCGCGCCGCGCGAGGAGGCCGTTCGTTTGTTCATCCGCCACCAAGTGGCGCCGCTCCTGCGATACGCCGAGCTGAGCCGTTACCTACGCATTTTTGCGAGGGAGGCGCTGTCGCCGACGAGCATCTACTCGACCTTTCTCGCAGAGGAAAAGCTGCCGATCCTCGCTCAGGCCGAGCGCATCGTTCGGCGCTTCCGCTCCGCTGACGCCTCGCGTGCGGAAATTCTGATCGCCGCGATCTGGCTCTCGCAACAGGCTGCGCCTTTCATCCGGCACTGCGAATCCTTGTCGAAGCAGCCGCTACGCCTCGAGGTCGACGCGCTTTTCGTTGATCAACTCGCTGCCGACCTCGGCGCCATGGCGGTTGCGGGCTTGACGGCGCTGGACGCCAAACGGGCCGTGGGCGCGAGCGCCTGA
- a CDS encoding DegT/DnrJ/EryC1/StrS family aminotransferase — MQIPFIDLNKIYSELSGELNEVWKSICASSSFIGGKHVEDFEAEWAAFCGVDYCVGVDSGTSALELALRGLGVGRGDEVIVPAFTFVGTAEAVAAVGAKVVFADVNAATLLMGADEIRQVLSERTAAVIVVHLYGQPADMDAISGLAQAAGIAVIEDAAQAHGAKWRDKPVGSCSHAACFSFYPTKNLGAFGDAGAVVTSDSALAERIRLFSNHGRPRQSNDLHEVIGGTHRLDALQAAVLSVKLKRLDAWNAARAQAADQYRELLSGLPLRPVGLADGACSSHHCFVIESSCRDAIHQHLGRAGIASKVYYPVPCHRQKAFLTEDAPSLPFSENAAKRVLALPLFPHITQKQVEKVVGEIHSALAHSASI; from the coding sequence ATGCAAATTCCCTTTATAGACCTGAATAAGATTTACTCAGAATTGTCCGGAGAGCTTAACGAAGTCTGGAAATCGATATGCGCGTCCTCGAGCTTCATCGGGGGAAAGCATGTAGAAGACTTCGAAGCGGAATGGGCGGCGTTTTGTGGCGTGGATTATTGCGTGGGCGTGGATAGTGGAACGTCCGCTTTGGAACTCGCCCTGCGAGGCTTAGGAGTAGGCCGCGGCGACGAGGTCATTGTGCCGGCGTTCACTTTTGTCGGCACAGCCGAAGCGGTGGCTGCCGTCGGCGCCAAAGTCGTCTTCGCAGACGTGAATGCCGCGACGTTATTGATGGGCGCCGACGAAATCAGACAAGTCTTGTCCGAACGGACTGCGGCAGTGATTGTGGTTCATCTTTATGGCCAGCCAGCGGATATGGATGCGATCTCGGGCCTCGCGCAAGCGGCCGGCATCGCCGTCATTGAGGACGCGGCGCAGGCGCATGGGGCAAAATGGCGGGACAAGCCGGTGGGCAGTTGCTCCCACGCGGCTTGCTTCAGCTTCTACCCGACCAAGAATCTCGGAGCCTTCGGCGACGCCGGCGCCGTCGTGACAAGCGATTCTGCCTTGGCCGAAAGGATTCGCCTGTTCAGCAACCATGGCCGCCCCCGACAAAGCAATGATCTCCATGAGGTCATCGGCGGCACCCACCGGCTCGACGCCCTCCAAGCGGCGGTGCTATCTGTCAAGTTGAAGCGGTTGGACGCCTGGAATGCGGCGCGCGCGCAGGCCGCGGATCAATATAGGGAGCTGCTGTCCGGCCTACCCCTTCGCCCGGTTGGACTCGCTGACGGCGCTTGCAGCAGTCATCATTGCTTCGTAATCGAGAGCAGCTGCCGAGACGCCATACATCAGCATCTGGGTAGGGCGGGCATCGCCTCCAAGGTTTATTACCCAGTTCCTTGCCACCGACAAAAGGCGTTCCTTACAGAAGACGCTCCATCCCTGCCCTTTTCCGAGAACGCCGCGAAAAGAGTTCTTGCCTTGCCGCTTTTCCCGCATATTACGCAAAAGCAAGTCGAGAAGGTTGTGGGCGAAATCCACAGCGCGCTGGCCCACTCAGCGTCTATCTAA
- the dprA gene encoding DNA-processing protein DprA → MSGHRSQTSRLTEAQLVDWLRLIRSENIGPRTFRELVSRYGGASAALEALPELLARKLRGREIKIASRDDALREIEASRAQGVRFIAISDLDYPATLREIDSAPPLLALRGDATALSRPLVAIVGARNASASGLSFAEQLARDLTREDYGIVSGLARGIDTAAHRASLKGGAVTVLAGGHARPYPTENLGLLDEIVGAGGAAVSEMPLQWEPRGRDFPRRNRIVSGLAQGVVVVEAARRSGSLITARFAAEQGREVFAVPGSPQDPRAEGTNDLLREGATLCAEVEDVTRVLAARVARSPAHADLFSESAPSDEAEPLIDELDLFPFSIRDASPEPEPSAPAPQPARVEPTFIAPAPKAPKAEAIDIEDAKARVLALLSPAPVSLDQLIRAVGLPARDVQGALVDLDLEGRIERHGAALVSLIARK, encoded by the coding sequence GTGAGCGGACATCGAAGCCAAACGAGCCGCTTAACCGAGGCGCAGCTCGTCGACTGGCTTCGCCTCATTCGCAGCGAGAATATAGGGCCTCGCACGTTTCGCGAGCTCGTCAGCCGCTACGGCGGCGCGAGCGCGGCCTTAGAAGCGCTCCCCGAGCTCCTCGCGAGAAAGCTCAGAGGCCGGGAGATCAAGATCGCCTCGCGCGACGACGCGCTTCGCGAGATCGAGGCTTCGCGGGCGCAAGGCGTGCGCTTCATCGCCATATCCGATCTCGATTATCCCGCAACTCTTCGCGAGATCGACAGCGCGCCGCCGCTTCTCGCGCTGCGCGGCGACGCCACCGCATTGAGCCGACCGCTCGTCGCGATCGTCGGCGCGCGCAACGCCTCGGCTTCGGGTCTCTCCTTCGCCGAGCAGCTGGCGCGCGATCTCACGCGTGAGGATTACGGGATCGTGTCGGGCCTCGCGCGCGGCATCGACACGGCCGCGCATCGCGCAAGCCTGAAAGGCGGGGCCGTCACCGTTCTGGCCGGCGGCCACGCCCGGCCCTACCCGACCGAAAACCTCGGTCTTCTCGACGAAATCGTCGGGGCCGGCGGCGCCGCGGTCTCGGAAATGCCGCTTCAATGGGAGCCGCGCGGGCGGGATTTTCCTCGTCGCAACAGAATTGTCTCCGGCCTCGCGCAAGGCGTCGTCGTCGTCGAGGCGGCGCGCCGCTCGGGCTCGTTGATCACGGCGCGCTTCGCGGCCGAGCAGGGTCGCGAGGTATTCGCTGTGCCGGGCTCGCCGCAGGATCCGCGCGCCGAGGGGACGAACGATCTCTTGCGAGAAGGCGCGACATTGTGCGCTGAGGTTGAGGATGTGACGCGCGTGCTTGCCGCGCGAGTCGCCCGGTCGCCAGCGCACGCCGATCTCTTCAGCGAGAGCGCGCCGAGCGACGAGGCGGAGCCGCTGATCGACGAGCTGGATCTCTTTCCCTTTTCTATCCGGGATGCTTCGCCTGAGCCCGAGCCTTCCGCGCCCGCGCCGCAACCGGCCCGGGTCGAGCCCACGTTCATCGCGCCGGCGCCGAAAGCGCCAAAGGCGGAGGCTATCGATATCGAGGACGCCAAGGCGCGCGTGCTGGCGCTGCTCTCACCGGCGCCAGTGTCCCTCGATCAGCTCATCCGCGCTGTGGGCCTGCCTGCGCGCGACGTGCAAGGAGCGCTCGTCGATCTCGACCTCGAAGGCCGCATCGAGCGTCATGGCGCTGCGCTCGTGTCGCTGATCGCTCGGAAATGA
- a CDS encoding sugar transferase — translation MPAEDTKYREFEPQTPAIAFEDKLFGMAAAVKRLMDLTIGLALCVIALPIVALIAAAIKLDSPGPVFFRQARIGLHFEPFIMVKFRSLHHNMPDPHTHYEMQEDDPRITRVGALLRNSSLDELPQLCNVIAGSMSLVGPRPLVEWESRETLRRHAARFEVKPGITGLSQITVRNSVDLDARSDVDVEYVRRWSPLLDLEVLLRTPAYVFSRKAIYPDA, via the coding sequence ATGCCGGCAGAAGACACAAAATATCGAGAATTTGAGCCACAAACACCCGCAATAGCGTTTGAGGATAAACTATTTGGAATGGCGGCTGCGGTAAAGCGCCTCATGGATCTGACAATCGGATTAGCGTTATGCGTCATCGCTCTTCCAATTGTTGCTTTGATTGCGGCCGCGATCAAACTGGACTCGCCTGGCCCCGTATTCTTTCGTCAGGCGAGAATAGGTCTGCATTTTGAACCATTCATCATGGTCAAGTTTCGTTCATTGCATCACAATATGCCGGACCCGCATACTCACTACGAGATGCAGGAAGACGATCCAAGGATCACTCGGGTCGGCGCGCTCCTGCGGAACTCCAGTCTGGATGAGCTGCCCCAGCTTTGCAATGTGATCGCAGGCTCGATGAGCCTCGTGGGCCCTCGGCCGCTCGTCGAGTGGGAAAGCCGGGAGACGCTTCGCAGGCACGCGGCTCGATTCGAGGTCAAGCCCGGGATAACCGGTCTCTCTCAGATCACCGTGCGAAATTCAGTCGACCTCGATGCCCGATCGGACGTCGACGTTGAATATGTTCGCCGTTGGAGCCCCTTGCTCGACCTGGAGGTGCTTCTCAGAACGCCCGCCTATGTGTTTTCCCGAAAGGCGATCTATCCCGACGCATAA
- a CDS encoding hybrid sensor histidine kinase/response regulator — translation MRADLIVTQQRLVAIMEAAPIGIAFSTDIGCQQVTRNAALLSQLATAPRDNGSAPTPRAAARQLRFFQNGKELSAKELPLQRAVSERAHIAPMELDVLLPTGGRSVLEASGAPILGEDGEVIGGVEITVDVTDRKRAETALQDVDRRRDEFLATLAHELRNPLAPICNGLAAMKRGTKTEEDAVRVIAMMERQSEHLLRFVDDLLEVSRIKRGKIKLVKDRVDLAGVIGDAYDMNRDLIGAAELELRIVLPDEPLLLDADAVRLTQVFANLLNNAARHTDRGGRIEIVATRVDEHAVVNVTDTGVGIAKEMLPHLFSLYSQASDLQGRPEFGLGIGLALARGLVELHRGSLEAHSEGEGRGARFIVRLPCLARVKPSIAPLNAAAIGAQTSRRVLIVDDEPDVADSLALLLSTFGADVRVARGGAEALITCAEFAPELVFLDIGMPGMDGFETARRMRESPTGIHAMLVALTGWDGEETRRRAVEVGFDRHLRKPAGSQELEALLHCAAQPQQ, via the coding sequence GTGCGCGCTGACTTGATTGTGACGCAGCAGCGCCTCGTCGCGATCATGGAAGCAGCGCCGATCGGCATCGCCTTCTCGACGGACATCGGTTGTCAGCAGGTGACAAGAAACGCGGCGCTGCTTTCACAACTCGCAACGGCGCCGCGAGACAACGGGTCCGCTCCGACTCCGAGGGCCGCAGCCAGGCAATTGCGCTTCTTTCAAAATGGGAAGGAATTGAGCGCCAAGGAGCTTCCTCTTCAACGCGCCGTTTCCGAAAGAGCTCACATCGCGCCGATGGAGCTGGATGTTTTGCTCCCCACTGGCGGACGCAGCGTGCTGGAAGCGTCCGGCGCGCCGATCTTGGGAGAGGATGGCGAAGTCATCGGCGGCGTCGAGATCACCGTCGATGTTACCGATCGAAAGCGCGCGGAGACGGCCCTGCAAGACGTCGACCGCAGGAGAGACGAATTCCTTGCCACTCTGGCCCATGAGCTGCGCAATCCGCTCGCGCCGATCTGCAATGGCCTCGCCGCGATGAAGCGAGGGACAAAGACCGAGGAGGACGCAGTGCGCGTGATCGCCATGATGGAGCGTCAGAGCGAGCATCTCTTGCGCTTCGTCGACGACCTGCTCGAGGTTTCTCGAATCAAGCGCGGCAAGATCAAGCTGGTGAAGGACCGCGTGGACCTGGCGGGCGTCATCGGCGACGCTTATGACATGAACCGCGACCTGATCGGCGCAGCGGAACTGGAGCTTCGAATCGTCCTGCCCGACGAACCATTGTTGCTCGACGCCGATGCGGTCCGCCTCACTCAAGTTTTCGCCAATCTGCTCAATAACGCAGCCAGACATACCGACCGGGGAGGACGCATCGAAATCGTGGCGACGCGCGTGGACGAACATGCGGTGGTGAATGTCACCGACACCGGCGTCGGCATCGCCAAGGAGATGTTGCCCCACCTCTTTAGTCTTTACTCGCAGGCCAGCGACCTGCAAGGGCGGCCGGAGTTTGGCCTGGGAATCGGCTTGGCGCTCGCGCGCGGTCTCGTCGAGCTGCATCGAGGAAGTCTCGAGGCGCACAGCGAAGGCGAAGGGCGAGGCGCTCGCTTCATCGTGCGCTTACCCTGCCTGGCGAGAGTCAAGCCAAGCATTGCGCCGTTAAATGCCGCAGCTATCGGGGCGCAGACGTCGCGCCGCGTGCTCATCGTGGACGACGAGCCGGACGTGGCCGACAGTCTCGCCCTCCTGCTCTCGACATTCGGCGCAGATGTTCGTGTGGCTCGCGGAGGCGCTGAAGCGCTCATAACATGCGCCGAGTTTGCGCCTGAGCTCGTGTTCCTCGACATCGGCATGCCCGGCATGGACGGCTTCGAAACCGCGCGGCGCATGCGCGAGTCGCCGACGGGAATCCACGCGATGCTCGTCGCCTTGACCGGATGGGACGGAGAGGAAACACGCCGACGCGCGGTCGAAGTGGGCTTCGACCGGCATTTGAGGAAGCCCGCAGGCTCGCAGGAGCTCGAGGCTTTGCTTCACTGCGCTGCTCAGCCGCAGCAATAG
- the plsY gene encoding glycerol-3-phosphate 1-O-acyltransferase PlsY — MPILPIPVALAASLLLGYLCGSIPFGLLLTRAAGTSDLRTIGSGNIGATNVLRTGRKDLAAATLLLDAAKGAAAVLIGAALAPGGGVIAAAGAFLGHIFPVWLKFKGGKGVATFLGALFALHWPTGLIFCAIWLTVAGIWRYSSLSALIASLLSPLVLFGFGHGQDALILALMTALLWWKHRENISRLLAGAETRIGQKT, encoded by the coding sequence ATGCCGATCTTGCCAATTCCCGTCGCGCTCGCGGCGTCCCTGCTTCTGGGCTATCTCTGCGGCTCCATTCCTTTCGGCCTGCTGCTGACGCGCGCGGCCGGAACCTCCGACCTGCGGACGATCGGCTCGGGCAATATCGGCGCGACCAATGTGTTGCGCACCGGCCGCAAGGACCTGGCGGCGGCGACTCTTCTGCTCGACGCCGCGAAGGGCGCGGCGGCCGTTCTGATCGGCGCCGCCCTCGCCCCAGGGGGCGGAGTCATTGCGGCGGCCGGCGCTTTCCTGGGCCACATCTTTCCGGTGTGGCTCAAGTTCAAAGGCGGCAAGGGCGTCGCGACCTTTCTCGGAGCGCTCTTCGCGCTGCACTGGCCGACCGGCCTCATCTTCTGCGCGATCTGGCTGACGGTCGCGGGGATTTGGCGCTATTCCTCGCTTTCGGCGCTGATTGCCTCGCTCCTTTCGCCGCTCGTGCTGTTCGGCTTCGGCCATGGCCAGGATGCGCTCATCCTCGCGCTGATGACGGCGCTCCTGTGGTGGAAGCATCGCGAGAACATCTCGCGTCTTCTCGCCGGCGCCGAGACGCGCATCGGGCAGAAAACGTGA
- a CDS encoding homoserine dehydrogenase: MSEILRVGVAGVGTVGAAVARLLKRQAKALASRTGRKIVVTAISARDAGKKRDADLSDVEFFADPVALASSNKIDLFVELIGGAEGAARKSVEVALAAGKPVVTANKALLAAHGLELAALAEKKHVALAFEASVAGGIPIVKTLREGLAGNSIDRVYGVLNGTCNYILSRMELERLSFEECLKEAQRLGYAEADPTFDIGGFDTAHKLAILTSLAFGVTIASEAIDIEGIERVTLADIEAAEELGFRIKLLGVAQRTADGVEQRVHPTMVRKTTSIAQAMGVLNAVTIDADAVRELTLVGPGAGGEATASAVVADIADIAKGVRSAPFGLPTATLEKLKRAPLRQHEGGYYIRLSVPDVPGAFAKIATRMAERGISLESIMQHSPPDQDGPPLGRPKAARRVEKKAKPGAAAVGVILITHATSEHLVREALDDILADGTIDAPAQVIRIERE; the protein is encoded by the coding sequence ATGAGCGAAATCCTGCGCGTCGGCGTCGCGGGCGTCGGCACAGTCGGCGCCGCCGTGGCGCGGTTGTTGAAGCGGCAAGCCAAGGCGCTCGCCTCGCGCACCGGACGCAAGATCGTCGTCACCGCCATTTCCGCCCGCGATGCGGGCAAGAAGCGCGACGCCGATCTTTCCGACGTCGAGTTCTTCGCGGACCCGGTCGCGCTCGCTTCCTCGAATAAGATCGACCTCTTCGTCGAGCTGATCGGCGGCGCGGAAGGCGCCGCGCGAAAAAGCGTCGAAGTGGCGCTTGCCGCCGGCAAGCCGGTCGTGACCGCGAACAAGGCGCTGCTCGCCGCACATGGGCTCGAGCTCGCCGCGCTCGCCGAAAAGAAACATGTCGCGCTCGCTTTCGAAGCCTCGGTCGCCGGCGGGATTCCCATCGTGAAGACGCTGCGCGAAGGACTGGCGGGCAATTCGATCGATCGCGTCTATGGCGTGTTGAACGGCACCTGCAACTATATCCTCTCGCGCATGGAGCTCGAGCGGCTCTCCTTCGAGGAATGTCTCAAGGAAGCGCAGCGCCTCGGTTATGCCGAGGCCGATCCCACTTTCGACATCGGCGGCTTCGACACCGCCCATAAGCTCGCGATCCTGACCTCGCTGGCGTTCGGCGTGACCATCGCCTCGGAAGCCATCGACATAGAGGGGATCGAGCGCGTGACGCTCGCCGACATCGAGGCGGCCGAGGAGCTCGGCTTTCGCATCAAGCTGCTGGGAGTGGCCCAACGCACCGCCGACGGCGTCGAGCAGCGCGTGCACCCGACGATGGTGCGCAAGACCACGTCGATCGCCCAGGCCATGGGCGTGCTGAACGCGGTGACGATCGACGCCGACGCGGTGCGCGAGCTGACGCTGGTCGGTCCCGGCGCCGGCGGCGAAGCCACGGCCTCGGCCGTCGTCGCCGACATCGCCGACATCGCGAAGGGCGTGCGCTCTGCGCCCTTCGGCCTGCCGACCGCGACGCTGGAAAAGCTCAAGCGCGCCCCGCTGCGGCAGCATGAGGGCGGCTATTACATCCGCCTCTCCGTCCCCGACGTCCCGGGCGCCTTCGCGAAAATCGCAACGCGCATGGCCGAGCGCGGCATTTCGCTCGAGAGCATCATGCAGCATAGCCCCCCCGACCAGGACGGGCCTCCTCTCGGCCGCCCAAAGGCCGCGCGCCGCGTCGAGAAGAAGGCGAAGCCGGGAGCTGCGGCAGTGGGCGTGATCCTCATCACCCATGCGACGAGCGAACATCTCGTGCGGGAGGCGCTCGACGACATCCTCGCAGACGGCACGATCGACGCGCCCGCGCAGGTCATCCGCATCGAGAGGGAGTGA
- a CDS encoding c-type cytochrome, with protein MRASQLFFLLPLLIAGPAVAADALLDEGEAIVKANCSRCHAIGPTGESPNPKSPPFRTLSKKYPVQNLEEALAEGIIVGHENEQMPSFQFTPSQVEAIVAYLGSVQVK; from the coding sequence ATGCGCGCTTCACAACTTTTCTTTCTTCTTCCGCTGCTCATCGCCGGCCCCGCCGTCGCGGCGGATGCGCTCCTCGATGAAGGGGAGGCCATCGTCAAGGCGAATTGCAGCCGCTGCCATGCGATCGGTCCGACAGGCGAGAGCCCCAATCCGAAATCGCCGCCGTTTCGGACGCTCTCCAAAAAATATCCCGTGCAAAATCTCGAGGAGGCGCTGGCCGAAGGCATCATCGTCGGCCATGAGAACGAGCAGATGCCGTCCTTCCAGTTCACCCCCTCGCAGGTCGAGGCGATCGTCGCTTATCTCGGTTCCGTGCAGGTGAAGTAG
- a CDS encoding DUF2254 domain-containing protein: MIQTLSPPLRATLYALRGGFLVRPLAIVLTLGLAGAMVSDVEERLPAIRTLVPGILFPSRADPQVAQAILTVIATSTMTVVSIVFAILLMTLTLASTQFSPRILVSFVRDRVTQWTLGVFLGTFSYCIAALPAARSLPTPFAPVLTVLGAMLLAPVCVGMLVFFIFHISNAISVNNIVDRLRRETELVIDELMPERRRPGQPRESIGMFSGELHEAIASRESGYIRFVDIPRLRTLAKEYRICLRLERRVGHFIPEGVALIRFTRGDRITDERALQLLSAIEIGPTRTMQQDVEFGVVQIVDIALRAISPAVNDPTTAISCVDQLSSILIRWIEREPPRGYYYDPPHILRIAVPWIDVNGLLDLAFEQIRHYAVADAGVSLRLMRALGDIAGTVIDPAIRRILIERGRQLLSGCTGKLHAGDLERLSRRLSLLESGHAVANEPGD; encoded by the coding sequence ATGATTCAAACTCTATCGCCGCCCCTACGCGCGACGCTCTACGCGCTTCGCGGCGGATTCCTCGTCCGCCCCCTGGCGATCGTGCTGACGCTTGGCCTGGCCGGCGCCATGGTCTCGGACGTCGAAGAACGCCTCCCCGCCATCCGCACGCTCGTTCCCGGGATACTGTTTCCCTCGCGGGCGGACCCTCAGGTCGCGCAGGCCATTTTGACGGTCATCGCCACCTCCACCATGACCGTCGTGTCGATCGTCTTCGCCATCCTCTTGATGACGCTGACCTTGGCGTCGACGCAATTTTCCCCGCGCATTCTTGTGAGCTTCGTGCGGGACCGCGTGACGCAATGGACGCTGGGCGTCTTCCTCGGAACCTTTTCCTACTGTATCGCCGCCCTTCCCGCCGCAAGGAGCCTACCTACGCCGTTCGCGCCGGTCCTGACGGTGCTCGGCGCAATGCTGCTTGCCCCGGTTTGCGTGGGCATGCTGGTGTTTTTCATCTTCCACATCTCCAACGCCATCAGCGTCAATAACATCGTCGACCGACTCCGCCGTGAGACGGAGCTTGTCATCGACGAATTGATGCCAGAACGACGCCGGCCAGGGCAGCCTCGTGAATCGATTGGCATGTTTTCGGGAGAGCTCCACGAGGCGATCGCCAGTCGGGAATCGGGCTATATTCGTTTTGTCGACATCCCTAGGTTACGCACGCTCGCCAAAGAATACCGCATTTGTTTGCGCCTGGAGCGCCGTGTCGGACATTTTATTCCCGAAGGCGTCGCACTGATCCGCTTCACTCGCGGCGACCGGATCACCGATGAGCGCGCCCTCCAGCTTCTTTCCGCAATCGAGATCGGACCGACCCGCACGATGCAGCAGGACGTTGAGTTCGGCGTCGTGCAGATCGTCGACATTGCATTGCGCGCGATCTCACCTGCCGTGAATGATCCGACCACAGCGATCAGCTGCGTCGATCAGCTGAGCTCCATCCTAATCCGCTGGATCGAGCGAGAGCCGCCCCGCGGCTATTATTACGACCCGCCGCACATCTTGCGCATTGCCGTGCCCTGGATCGATGTGAACGGCCTGCTCGATCTCGCCTTCGAACAAATCCGTCACTACGCCGTCGCGGACGCGGGCGTCAGCTTGCGGCTCATGCGCGCGCTGGGCGATATCGCCGGCACAGTCATCGACCCCGCAATAAGAAGAATTCTTATCGAACGCGGGCGCCAATTGCTTTCCGGCTGCACGGGCAAGCTGCATGCAGGCGATCTAGAGCGATTGAGCCGGCGCCTTTCGCTGCTCGAATCCGGCCATGCGGTCGCGAATGAGCCAGGGGATTGA
- a CDS encoding patatin-like phospholipase family protein translates to MGSIALARPLRRSLGWGLVLAVASLLIACSSLDGRNAVPPAERAEALVLGLPNARFFMDEPKAMAAEQQRALLREARQAGARKGGELPTAYLLSLSGGGDNGAFGAGLLVGWTAHGDRPKFKLVTGVSTGALIAPFAFLGPEYDGPLTEVYTTIDPEKVFEKRFLPVAALAQDALSSTHPLYELISHYVDEPLLARIAAEYEKGRLLLIQTTDLDAGRPVIWNIGAIAASGRPEAIDLVRHILLASASIPAAFPPVMFDVEAAGKPYQEMHVDGGAVSQAFLVPPSLNTITVLRKEGYRRNVVAYVIRNGRLVTEWTDVEKLTLSIAEKAVSTMINYNGVGDLYRIYLQTQRSKAAFNLAYIGEDFRAPHPYEFDTAYMRALYDYAFAKASKGYSWRHAPPGFEDKKG, encoded by the coding sequence TTGGGTTCGATAGCGTTGGCGCGGCCGCTGCGCAGGTCCCTTGGCTGGGGTTTGGTCCTGGCTGTGGCGTCGCTTTTGATCGCCTGCTCGAGCCTCGATGGGCGCAATGCAGTGCCGCCGGCCGAGCGCGCGGAAGCGCTCGTTCTCGGTCTGCCGAACGCTCGATTTTTTATGGACGAGCCCAAGGCCATGGCTGCGGAGCAGCAGCGCGCGCTGCTTCGCGAAGCGCGACAAGCCGGCGCCCGAAAAGGCGGAGAGCTGCCAACCGCCTATCTGCTGTCCTTGTCCGGCGGCGGCGACAATGGCGCTTTCGGCGCGGGTCTCCTCGTCGGATGGACGGCGCACGGCGACCGGCCGAAGTTCAAGCTCGTGACGGGGGTCAGCACGGGCGCGCTGATCGCGCCCTTCGCCTTCCTCGGACCCGAATATGACGGCCCCCTCACGGAGGTCTACACGACGATCGACCCAGAAAAGGTCTTCGAGAAGCGCTTCTTGCCCGTGGCGGCGCTCGCGCAGGACGCGCTCTCCAGCACGCACCCGCTCTATGAGCTCATCTCGCATTACGTCGATGAGCCGTTGCTCGCGAGAATCGCCGCGGAATATGAGAAAGGTCGCCTGCTGCTGATCCAGACGACGGACTTGGACGCCGGACGGCCCGTGATTTGGAACATCGGCGCGATCGCAGCCAGCGGGCGGCCCGAGGCGATCGACCTCGTTCGCCACATTCTTCTCGCCTCAGCCTCCATTCCCGCTGCGTTCCCTCCCGTCATGTTCGACGTCGAGGCGGCGGGGAAGCCCTATCAGGAAATGCACGTCGACGGCGGCGCGGTGAGCCAGGCGTTCCTCGTGCCGCCGTCCTTGAATACGATCACGGTCCTCAGGAAGGAAGGCTACCGTCGCAACGTCGTAGCCTATGTCATTCGCAATGGGCGGCTCGTCACCGAATGGACGGACGTTGAAAAGCTGACGCTGTCCATCGCCGAAAAGGCCGTCTCGACGATGATCAACTATAACGGCGTCGGCGACCTCTATCGGATTTATCTCCAGACGCAGCGCTCCAAGGCAGCGTTCAACCTCGCCTATATCGGCGAGGATTTCCGTGCCCCGCACCCCTATGAGTTCGACACGGCCTATATGCGGGCGCTGTATGACTACGCCTTTGCCAAGGCTTCCAAGGGATATTCCTGGCGCCATGCGCCGCCCGGATTTGAGGATAAGAAGGGGTAG